A single Dunckerocampus dactyliophorus isolate RoL2022-P2 chromosome 2, RoL_Ddac_1.1, whole genome shotgun sequence DNA region contains:
- the LOC129177572 gene encoding ETS domain-containing transcription factor ERF-like: protein MVGVKQDDAIAEDEGHAAVLFPYWAYKPSWSLGSRQVQLWHFLLELLGRGEGAAIGWGGEWGEFVIRDPEMLARLWGERKGKPHMNYDKLSRALRYYYNKRILHKTKGKRFTYKFNLSKLILVNYSAHLPPSCHQVYHQLISRT from the exons ATGGTGGGAGTGAAACAGGATGATGCTATTGCAGAGGATGAGGGTCACGCTGCAG TGTTGTTCCCTTACTGGGCCTACAAGCCGTCCTGGTCTCTGGGTTCCAGGCAGGTCCAGCTGTGGCACTTCCTGTTAGAGTTGCTGGGCCGTGGCGAGGGCGCGGCCATCGGCTGGGGAGGTGAGTGGGGCGAGTTTGTCATCCGCGACCCCGAGATGCTGGCCAGGCTGTGGGGAGAGAGGAAGGGTAAGCCCCACATGAACTACGACAAGCTAAGTCGGGCGCTCAG ATATTACTACAACAAGCGAATTCTGCACAAGACCAAAGGCAAAAGATTCACGTACAAGTTCAACTTGAGCAAACTCATCCTGGTCAACTATTCGGCTCACCTGCCTCCGTCCTGTCATCAGGTTTATCACCAGCTCATCTCACGCACCTGA